In Asterias rubens chromosome 17, eAstRub1.3, whole genome shotgun sequence, a genomic segment contains:
- the LOC117301798 gene encoding uncharacterized protein LOC117301798, which yields MKMSGLLLFIVGILFKESCGQGTVTVSPDVTADNGSPTTLSCTYTVDNNYLLYNLEWRRGKSVRGSFRIADFVTDVDQPIYYSNFSSSEYTASRDKINRVALLAIASVRFQDDSELFWCNIQVYTSSGSVTQISDSIEVIVTVPPGSITISDHETGTYPGGGTSYLVEGESHQYRCVVPDINPAATFSWTVGGRSLTADSNNDVIGSNGLTTSSSTTTITAEARNDGEMLQCQASNKDGHDGVSTTVVLDVKVPPKASSMSLFDSSGPLEDQVDVIEQTAHTFTCRVEGTKPAATIKWYLDDVEQTAATTTPGVGTGLVDTESHWTFTPQRVNHRNTVKCEANTVESCWSYDGKSTIAMAYHGAGSRGKLEISDDQKVPK from the exons ATGAAGATGTCAGGACTACTACTGTTCATCGTTGGAATACTGTTTAAAG AGTCATGTGGCCAAGGGACAGTGACAGTTTCTCCGGACGTGACCGCTGACAATGGCAGCCCAACAACACTTTCCTGCACATACACCGTGGACAATAATTACTTACTCTATAATCTAGAATGGAGAAGAGGGAAAAGTGTGCGGGGTAGTTTCAGAATTGCTGATTTTGTAACTGATGTCGATCAGCCAATCTACTACAGTAACTTCAGCTCATCGGAGTACACAGCCTCTAGAGATAAAATTAATCGGGTAGCATTATTGGCTATTGCTTCTGTAAGATTCCAGGATGACTCTGAACTGTTCTGGTGTAATATTCAAGTGTATACTTCCTCGGGTTCAGTGACACAAATCAGTGATTCAATTGAAGTGATTGTGACAG TTCCCCCAGGGAGCATCACAATATCTGATCATGAGACTGGAACCTATCCTGGTGGTGGTACATCATACCTTGTAGAAGGAGAGTCACATCAGTACAGATGTGTGGTACCAGACATTAATCCAGCAGCTACCTTCTCTTGGACTGTTGGAGGTCGGAGTCTTACAGCAGACAGCAACAATGACGTCATTGGTAGTAATGGGTTAACAACCAGCTCAAGTACAACCACAATAACAGCTGAAGCAAGAAACGATGGAGAGATGTTACAATGCCAAGCATCAAACAAGGATGGACATGATGGAGTTTCTACCACTGTAGTGCTGGATGTCAAAG TGCCACCGAAGGCTTCATCGATGTCGCTTTTCGATTCCAGCGGACCTCTTGAAGATCAAGTAGACGTCATTGAACAAACTGCACACACTTTCACCTGCAGGGTTGAGGGTACCAAACCAGCTGCAACCATCAAGTGGTATCTTGATGACGTAGAGCAAACAGCCGCCACAACAACCCCTGGAGTAGGCACTGGACTGGTGGACACAGAAAGTCACTGGACATTCACTCCACAGAGGGTCAACCATAGAAACACCGTCAAGTGTGAGGCAAACACTGTGGAGTCA tgttggagctatgacGGAAAAAGCACGATCGCCATGGCGTATCATGGTGCGGGGTCCCGGGGAAAGCTGGAAATAAGCGATGATCAAAAGGtcccaaaataa